One window of the Chanodichthys erythropterus isolate Z2021 chromosome 2, ASM2448905v1, whole genome shotgun sequence genome contains the following:
- the leng1 gene encoding leukocyte receptor cluster member 1, producing the protein MNILPKKSWHVRNKDNVARVRRDEARAAEEEREIQKRVERAEQEARTEYLRKKSRAALQQTGEWTEDGEAAETSRGAREIEHLNLFPLEDSSEKKGNAEYLKEKKEEKEKQERAIGILVSLGPAPGTEATPWYLKDGKDREEERDKKEKGKNKQRSITEEEREKKDRKLKDSLDPLKEMKKALAVKDRKEKKHKKKEKKDRGEKRGGESSIERLRAERLQREAEERKRTQALLEQRSGGGKEKELEREMGDRDRPYNSAYFPELARKRQRRDRDQFGFY; encoded by the exons ATGAACATTTTGCCCAAAAAGAGCTGGCATGTGCGCAATAAGGACAACGTTGCGCGCGTGCGCCGCGACGAGGCTCGTGCAGCAGAGGAAGAACGCGAGATTCAAAAGCGAGTGGAACGCGCAGAGCAAGAG GCTCGAACCGAGTATTTGAGAAAGAAATCTCGAGCCGCCCTTCAGCAGACAGGGGAATGGACTGAGGATGGAGAGGCGGCGGAGACAAGCCGAGGAGCCAGAGAGATAGAACACCTAAATCTTTTTCCACTAGAGGACTCATCTGAAAAGAAAGGAAATGCAGAATACCTCAAAGAGAAGAAGGAAGAGAAG GAGAAGCAAGAACGTGCTATTGGGATTTTAGTGTCTCTAGGTCCCGCTCCTGGAACAGAAGCCACTCCCTGGTACCTGAAAGATGGAAAAgacagagaggaagagagagacaaAAAAGAGAAAGGCAAAAACAAGCAAAGAAGCATAACTgaagaagaaagagaaaagaaagacAGGAAGCTGAAAGACAGTTTGGATCCCCTTAAAGAAATGAAGAAAGCACTGGCAGTGAAGGACAGAAAGGAGAAAAAGCATAAGAAGAAGGAGAAGAAAGACAGAGGAGAGAAGAGGGGTGGAGAGAG TTCAATTGAGAGGTTAAGGGCTGAACGATTGCAGAGAGAAGCGGAGGAGAGGAAAAGGACACAGGCTTTACTGGAACAGAGGAGTGGAGGCGGGAAAGAAAAAGAGCTCGAGCGAGAGATGGGGGATCGAGACAGACCATACAACAGCGCCTACTTTCCCGAATTGGCACGGAAAAGGCAAAGGAGAGACAGAGATCAGTTTGGCTTTTATTAG